From the Chitinophaga lutea genome, the window ACAGCTGTCTGTGAACGCAGGTATTACCATCATCGGCATGGAAGGCATCTCGATGTTTTCCACCCTTGAAATGGCGGAGGCCGCCGAACCCGCCGGTATCATTGAGTCCGCTCCGCAAGCGCTTGCCGCTGAAGTGCCCCGTAAACTCGGCATTGCGCTGGTGGGCCTCGGGCAGTATGCGGGCGGACAGCTGGCGCCGGCCCTGAAAGAAACGGAAGCCTGTTACCTGGCCGGCATCGTAACCGGCTCGCCCAATAAAGCCCGGCAATGGAAACGGCAATACAACATCCCGGACGGCAATATTTACAACTACGATAATTTCGATTCGATCAAAGACAATCCCGATATCGACATCGTGTACGTGGTGCTGCCCAACGCGCTACACGCCGAATATGTGGTGCGCGCCGCAAAGGCGGGCAAACACGTGATCTGCGAAAAACCCATGGCCATCACCGTGGAAGAATGCGACCGGATGATCGCCGCCTGCAAGGAAGCCGGCAAGATGCTTTCCATTGGTTACCGCCTGCACTTTGAGCCGCATAACCTGCAGATGAAACAACTCGGCCAGAACAAGGTATATGGCGAGATCAAAAAAATCAAAGCCTATAACGGCATGGGTGATGCGCAGGGCTGGCGCCTCGATAAAAAACTCGCCGGCGGCGGCCCGCTGATGGACGTGGGCATCTATTGCGTGCAGGGCGTGCGTTATACCAGCGGCCGCGAGCCCATTGCCGTCACCGCCAAAGAAGGCCCCAAAACCGATCCGGTGAAATTTGCCAGCGTGGAACAGTCCCTCACCTGGCAGATGGAATTTGCCGACGGCATGATCGCCGAATGCCGTACCTCCTACTCCGAAGAAATGAACCTGCTGCGGGCCGAGGCCGAAAGAGGCTGGTTTGAATTATCGCCCGCCTACCCCTATTCCGGCATCCGGGGCAAAACTTCCGATGGCCCGATGAAACTGCCGCAGGTGAACCAGCAGGCCCGCCAGATGGACGATTTCGCCATTGCCGTACGCTCCGACCGCCCGACGCCCGTGCCCGGTGAAATGGGACGGCAGGACGTAAAAATCCTCCAGGCGATTTACAAGGCGATGGAAACAGGGCAAAGAGTGGAGATTTAATGGTAGGTATAGTACCTGTAAGGTACCTTTAAAGTACGTATATAGTACCTATATAGTACCCCTTTATAGAGATACTATATAGGTACCTTATAGGTACTATATACCTGCCATGAAGGTACCTTCCCTCTTGGTGAAAAACGGATTTTCCCCTACATTCGTTTCACTGAAACCCGATTGTTAACACCTAAACCAATACACCAATGGCAATTTTTAACGGTATGCCGGAATTCTCCGGCAAGTTCGGCCCATTCTCGGCCTATAAACGAAAAGACTCCGACAAAACGATCATTCGCTCCAAAGGCGGCCCCTCCGCAGCCCAGGTAAAAGAGGGGCAAAGTTTCCAGCGCACCAGGGAGAACTACAGGGAATTCGCAGCCTGTACCACATTCACCGCTGCTCTCCGCCGTGCCACTTTTCCCATCAGGCACCTCGGCGATACCAAGTTCACCGGATCGCTTAACAGCCTCGGCAAAAAAATACAGGTGCTGGATGCAGAAGGCCTGCGCGGTGAAAGAAGCATTTTCCTGTCCAAGCACGCAGGGAAGATCACCGGCTTCAGCTTCAACACGGTGCATGCTTTCGACACAGTGGTTTGCAATCCTGTGGCCGTATCCGCCAACCGCAAAGAAGGACGGGCACAGGTTACCATTCCGCCGCTGCTCCCCGGCGTACAACTTCATCTTCCATGGGAGCAACAATTTTACCGCTTTGTGCTGTCGCTCGGAACAATGGGTGATGTCGTTTTTGAAAATGGGAAATACAGTGAGCCCGCTATGACGGACGTGCAGTTTTGTTTTACTGCATGGTATCATGTCACCGAGCCGATGCCGGAGACGATCATCGATGATCTCCGCATCCAGGGCGATATACCGGCATCAATGACCCTGCTGCTTTGCGTTGGCATAGAAATGGGCACCCCGGATCGTTTCAAGGAAATAACAACTGCCCGCGACGCGGGCACGGCCAAAATCCTGCTGGCATTTTAAGACGCCGCCGCCGGCCGGTTCATCACCTTCGTTTTCCTGCATATTATTTCCCGCAACCGGGAATCTTCGATGCAAAAAAATAATTTTGACCGTTTGGTATAAATTACTAGTTTTGTTCCATCAAACGAACAAACATGGCCGGAAGAAACCGAGAATTTGATGAAGACAAAGCCCTTGAAAGCGCTGCCGGCGTTTTCTGGATAAAAGGCTATGAAGGCGCTTCCACCGAAGACCTCCTCCAGGCCATGGCGCTCAACAAGGGCAGCATGTACAATGCCTTCGGCAATAAACGGGAACTGTTCCTGAAAGTGTTTCAGTTCGTCGCCGCACGCATCGTGCAGGATATCCAGGCCGTCTTCGGCAAACACCACAACCCGCTCAACGCCATTGAAGAGATTTTCTACGGCGTAGCCCGCAGCAAGGATCCCGAAGCCCGTAACAGGGGCTGCTTCTATTCCAACGTACTGACGGAAATGAGCGGCGTGGACGAAGAACTGGCCAAAATCGCCGCACAGCAATTCAGGGAAGTGGCGGCCATTTACGAAAAATACATCCGGCAAGGTACCAGCGACGGGTTCCTGCCCGCCTCCCTCGTGCCGGCAGACACGGCCCGGTATCTCATCAACTGCTGGTGCGGCCTCCACATCACCCGGCGGATGTACACACGCAAAGACCTGGAAACAATCGTCACCATGCACTTAAAAATCTTCGAAAAAAGCTAACGGCTTTTTTTTGTACAATATTTGACCAATTGGTATAAAATACAATCACTTAAAAAAACAAACATCATGACCAGGTACAAAAAAGTAAAGATCGACGGGCTGGATATATTTTACCGCGAAGCCGGCTCCCCCGCCAAACCGGCCATCCTGCTGCTGCATGGCTTTCCCACTTCATCGCACATGTTCCGGAACCTCCTCACGAGCCTCGAGGATAAATATTACCTCATCGCGCCGGACTACCCGGGGTTCGGGCAAAGCAGCATGCCGTCGGTAGATGAGTTCGAATACAGTTTCGACAACCTCGCGGCTGTTGTGGAAAAATTCATCGATGCGGTGGGGCTCAAAAAATTCAGTCTTTACCTGATGGATTACGGCGCCCCGGTAGGCTTCCGCATCGCGCAGCAGCACCCCGAACGGATACAGGCCCTGCTCATCCAGAATGGCAATGCTTACGAAGAAGGCCTGAAGGAATTCTGGGAGCCTATCCGGGCGTACTGGAGAAATCCGGGCGACAAAGACGCCATCGAAGGCGTGTCGAAACTGCTGACCATCGAGGCTACGCAGTGGCAATACACACATGGCGTGCAGGATCCGGAACGGATCAGTCCCGATACCTGGACGCACGACCAGGCCCTGCTCGACCGCCCCGGCAATAAAGACATCCAGCTGCGGCTCTTCCTCTCCTACGGCACCAATCCTGCCCTGTATCCCGGCTGGCAGGCGTATTTCCGGGAGCACCAGCCGCCGGCGCTCATCACCTGGGGCGAGCACGACTACATCTTCCCCGCAGACGGCGCGTATCCTTACCAAAGGGATCTGAAAAACGTGGAATTCCACCTGCTCAACGCTGGGCACTTCGCGCTCGAAGACCATGGTGCAGACATCGCGCAACTGATCGATGGGTTTCTGTCGAAAAATATTCGATAATTTCAGCAAAAATTAATGGCTTTATGGCAACGAATCTTGTAAATGGTATTGCGGACCTGTTGAACAGGGACATCGAAAAGTTAAAGGAAGAAATCAACGCCTACGAAGATGAAACCAAACTCTGGCAGTTAAGCGGCACCGTCGCCAATTCGGCGGGCACGCTCTGCCTGCACCTCACCGGCTCGCTGAATCACTTCATCGGCGCGGTGCTCGGCAAAACGGGGTTTGTGCGCGACCGCGAAAGCGAGTTCAGCCTCAGGAACATCCCGAAAGCAAAAATGCTGGCCGACCTGGAGCAAACCAGGGTAACGGTGGCCACCACGCTGGCGGGTTTGCAGGATGCGGATCTGTTCGAAACATTCCCGGTAAAATTTCAGAGCAAAGACGTGCAGACGTTCTGGTTCCTGTCCCACATCCTCACGCATGTCAGTTATCACCTGGGGCAGGTGAACTATCACCGCAGAATGAGTTAACCAGGCAGCATCGATCGCAGGATGAACGCTACCCTTTCTTCCACGCTGGTTTCCGGCAGGTAACTGAGCCGGTAGCCCAGACTGCGGTACGTACCGGCCATCATATCGAAGGTGGCCACTGCTTCTTCAAAAGATTGTTTCCGCTCCCTGTCGTTGCGGAAAATGTCCTCCCATGGCGGCGCGATGAATACCAGCGGATTGTACCGCAAGGTGTGATTCGCGGCCGCCATGTCCGGAGGTACCGTCAGCCCGCAGAGCTGCAAATAGCCCGTTATGTCGGGAATGCCCCGGTCGAAAAACACGGGAGCCTGGATGCCGAGGTGCGCGTCATAGTCCGTTACCGATTGCCGGAACATCCGGCGGGCAAAGGCGGACCGGTTGCCCCAGGGCAGCGCATCGCCACCGGCGGCCACCTGCTCCCGGATAACCGCTCTCCCTGTTTCCGGCACACAGGTATACCCCGAATGCCGCAGCGCGTCGATAATAACCGTCTTACCCATACCGGGGCCCCCGGTCAGGATGTAATAGTTTGTTTGCAACATGTGAAATGGATTGGATGCAGTATGCCCGTCAAATTCGAACGGGTTGCAATAAATCTGTGGAAAAACGTTTGTGAAGCAGTGTAAAGATAGGAAATTCCGCTGATATGAATTGTGACCGGTGGTTTGAATTTCTCCGGCCGAACGCCTAATTTGGCGATCTTACCATCACCACGTTATGAAAAGGAATTCAGTACTCCTGGCCGCCCTGCTGCTTGCAGCCGGCGCGCAGGCACAGGCTCCGTTGCCGCAAAGCGAATGGGTGCGCACAGGCGCCCGCAATAAACTTGTCTACAAAACACTCGAACGCGGCGACCGCATCATGGATTTTTCCTATGCCGGTTATGGCGGCGGCGGCGTCAGCCTTCCTTCCCCTCCCGTTAAAATCACACTCAGCCCTGTTGCCGGCGACAATACCGATGCCATCCAGCGCGCCATTGACGAAATTTCCGCCCTGCCGCCGGTAAACGGTTTCAGGGGAGCATTGCTGCTCAAACCGGGCACCTACGCGCTCGAGCGCGCCATCACCATCCGGACCGGCGGTGTGGTGCTGCGCGGCAGCGGTTCCGGCGAAAACGGCACCATACTGCAGCTGACGGGCAAACCGCATGCCTGCATCCTGGCAGGCGGCGCCGTACGCAGCTCAGGGACCGGCACACCGGCGAAAATCGCAGATGCCTATGTGGCTGCCGGAACTTTCACTTTTCAGGTAGAGTCGGCCACCGGCCTTGCTCCCGGCGACACCATCGTTATTTCCAAGCCGGTGACGCCGGCCTGGATAAAGTTGATGGATATGGCGGCACTGACGCGCGACGGTAAAAAACAGACCTGGATGACAGGCGTGATTCCCGTTACGCGCGCCATCAAAAAAATCGACGGCAACCGGATCACCGTCGACCTTCCCCTTACCGACAACTATGACGCGCACTACCTGCGCCCTCCCGGCGTGGAAGTACAGAAAGTCAGCAACAGCGGCATCATCGCCAACGTAGGCATCGAACATTTCCGCATTACCTGCGCATCACAAAGTGTGACCATCAACGAAGGGCACCACAAGGCTTTTTCGATGCGGGGGCTGACGGACGGATGGGCTTCGGACATCGCCGTATTCAATACCGTCAACAGCATCAGCGTGTCTGACGCATCGCGCGTAACGATCGATCAGGTAAGCATCATGCACGAAGTGCCGAC encodes:
- a CDS encoding DinB family protein encodes the protein MATNLVNGIADLLNRDIEKLKEEINAYEDETKLWQLSGTVANSAGTLCLHLTGSLNHFIGAVLGKTGFVRDRESEFSLRNIPKAKMLADLEQTRVTVATTLAGLQDADLFETFPVKFQSKDVQTFWFLSHILTHVSYHLGQVNYHRRMS
- a CDS encoding TetR/AcrR family transcriptional regulator — translated: MAGRNREFDEDKALESAAGVFWIKGYEGASTEDLLQAMALNKGSMYNAFGNKRELFLKVFQFVAARIVQDIQAVFGKHHNPLNAIEEIFYGVARSKDPEARNRGCFYSNVLTEMSGVDEELAKIAAQQFREVAAIYEKYIRQGTSDGFLPASLVPADTARYLINCWCGLHITRRMYTRKDLETIVTMHLKIFEKS
- a CDS encoding alpha/beta fold hydrolase; the encoded protein is MTRYKKVKIDGLDIFYREAGSPAKPAILLLHGFPTSSHMFRNLLTSLEDKYYLIAPDYPGFGQSSMPSVDEFEYSFDNLAAVVEKFIDAVGLKKFSLYLMDYGAPVGFRIAQQHPERIQALLIQNGNAYEEGLKEFWEPIRAYWRNPGDKDAIEGVSKLLTIEATQWQYTHGVQDPERISPDTWTHDQALLDRPGNKDIQLRLFLSYGTNPALYPGWQAYFREHQPPALITWGEHDYIFPADGAYPYQRDLKNVEFHLLNAGHFALEDHGADIAQLIDGFLSKNIR
- a CDS encoding AAA family ATPase; the encoded protein is MLQTNYYILTGGPGMGKTVIIDALRHSGYTCVPETGRAVIREQVAAGGDALPWGNRSAFARRMFRQSVTDYDAHLGIQAPVFFDRGIPDITGYLQLCGLTVPPDMAAANHTLRYNPLVFIAPPWEDIFRNDRERKQSFEEAVATFDMMAGTYRSLGYRLSYLPETSVEERVAFILRSMLPG
- a CDS encoding Gfo/Idh/MocA family protein, whose amino-acid sequence is MMEPGFYSRRQFLQQLSVNAGITIIGMEGISMFSTLEMAEAAEPAGIIESAPQALAAEVPRKLGIALVGLGQYAGGQLAPALKETEACYLAGIVTGSPNKARQWKRQYNIPDGNIYNYDNFDSIKDNPDIDIVYVVLPNALHAEYVVRAAKAGKHVICEKPMAITVEECDRMIAACKEAGKMLSIGYRLHFEPHNLQMKQLGQNKVYGEIKKIKAYNGMGDAQGWRLDKKLAGGGPLMDVGIYCVQGVRYTSGREPIAVTAKEGPKTDPVKFASVEQSLTWQMEFADGMIAECRTSYSEEMNLLRAEAERGWFELSPAYPYSGIRGKTSDGPMKLPQVNQQARQMDDFAIAVRSDRPTPVPGEMGRQDVKILQAIYKAMETGQRVEI